The Paenibacillus sp. RC334 nucleotide sequence TCGGCATTACTGTCCTATGTAGCGGGCATTAACTCGACAATTGCCAAAAATATCGTGAAATACCGTGAGGAAAACGGCAAATTCAACAACCGTCGTCAGTTGCAAAAGGTACCGCGTCTTGGCGCGAAAACCTACGAGCAATCGGTTGGTTTTATCCGTATACCGGGTGGAGAAAATCCGCTGGACCGCACGCCGATTCACCCTGAATCGTATGCTGTCGTAGACCGCCTGTTGGCTGAACTGGGCATCAGCGCCCACGATCTGGGCACCAAGGCTGCGACGGAAGCGCTGAACGTGTCCAGCATTGACGAACTGGCCGCGAAGCTGAAAGTCGGCGTGCCGACGTTGAAGGATATTCTGGACAGCCTCCAGCGTCCGGGCCGCGACCCGCGTGACGAGCTGCCGTTGCCTGTATTCCGTAAGGATGTGCTCAAGATCGAGGATCTGGCACCGGGCATGGAGCTTCAGGGAACCGTCCGCAATGTAATTGATTTCGGTGCGTTCGTCGATATCGGCATCAAGAGTGATGGATTGGTTCATATTTCGCAGCTGCGCAGCGGCTTCGTCAAGCATCCGATGGATGTCGTATCCGTTGGTGATAACGTAACCGTGTGGGTGCTGAATGTAGACTTGAAAAAAGGCAGGGTCGGTCTGACGATGAAAGCTCCGGCAGAAGCGCAATCGCAGGCATAATACTCTACAAATCCGTATAACCGCCTTTAGGGTATAACAAAAGCCGGAATCTCCGAACCACTTCGGAGATTCCGGCCTTCATTTTTTACTGCCCTGAACTTCTACCCATTGTTGGCATCAAACTCTACACCCGGTGCTTTATGATAAAAAAACCAACAGTCATTCAACAGTTTGATCTGGCGCCGGTCCTTTTTGTAAAAGGCCCGCATAAGCTGGTTGCTGAGCCATTGAGGCAAGCCAATCTCCTCCTCTGCGTTACATCTGTATGTTTAGCATATGGGGTGGGTGCCTAAAGTGTGCTTATCAATTGAATGGCTTATGAATTGAGGGTTAGACTTTGGACGCTATTTTGTAATATGCTTGGCAGTATGGAGCAAAGGAGGGGATTGGGGAAGGATGGAGTCCAAGTCCATAAGCAATTCCATGAGCGAGGAAGAGCTTCAGGAATGGGTGGAGCACATTTCAATGGAGAGTTTTGGCGTACCGTTTCGCCATCGTGCCAGCTTTAATTCGCGTCTGTCTTCCACAGGCGGTCGATATTTTATGAAAAGCCATCATATTGAAATTAATCCGCATCAGCTTGCAGCCTACGGGCGGCCCGAGGTGGAAAAAATTATTAAGCATGAGCTGTGCCATTATCATTTGCATTTGCGCGGGATGGGCTACCAGCACCGAGATGCGGATTTCAAAGCATGGTTGGCCCGTGTAGGAGGGAGCAGGCATTGCCAAACTCTACCGGGGAGAGCGGAACGGAAGCCGCAGCCCTATCGCTACAAGCTGGTGTGCGCCTCATGTAGTCAGGAATACTTACGGAAGCGTAAAATGAACCCGCAGCGTTACCGCTGCGGCAAATGCGGAGGTAAACTTCGTCTGCTGGCACTTGACGGCACCCCCTGAATCATGGTAAATTAAATATACTGTATGATAATTTACAGTAATGTTCCCTGATAGCTCAGTTGGTAGAGCACTCGACTGTTAATCGAGTTGTCACAGGTTCGAGTCCTGTTCGGGGAGCCATGGAGAGGTACCCAAGTGGCTATAAGGGGACCCTCTGCTAAGGGGTTAGGCTGCGAAAGCGGTGCGAGGGTTCGAATCCCTCTCTCTCCGTTGGTTTTTCAAATCAGAAAAAGGACGCTTGTATGCATCGGATGATGCTTGCGAGCGTCTTTTTTTGTCTATATTCGATTCTGAAAATAACGATGATCTAAAAAGTGGCACAGCATGTGAATTTTTAGTTTAAAAGGTCGGCTTCGTAAGTTGATCCAGTATATTTAGGAGAGTATGAGCTACGCCATTCTCTACATTGGTCAGGGTAACTTCAGAGCAGACGGCCTTAATGTCGTCATTTGCATTGCCCATAGCGATGCCTTTACCTACCATTGTCAGCATGGAAATATCGTTATAGCTGTCTCCTACCGCTGCGGCTTCCTCCATGGGAATACTCAAATAATCTGCCAGATAACGTAGTGCGTTTCCTTTGGAAGCATCCTTATGCTCGACTTCGAAGTTGCGGTCTGAGGAAATGACCATGTTCAGGCCGGGAAAATCCCGGTAACGCTCACGACCCCGGTTCAGCTTGGTTTGATCAAAGGAGAAGCACAGCACGTTATAAATCTCTACATCCAGCGGAATGTCTTCATACGAGGGGATACGGGTATGTCCGGTCTGTTCATATTGTTTTTCGGCTGCATGTAACAGAGCATCCAGCGAAATATCCGGATTGGCGCTTAACAGGCGATCCATTTCAACAGCCAGTAGCTGATGACCGTTTTGTGGAGAATAAATAGCGCGGTCTGTCATGACCTCATAATAAAAATCGTTTTCGCGCAGCCAGCTAAGCACTTCAAACGTTTCATTCCGGTCCATAGGCGTAGAGGTTAGCTGGCGACGCTGTGCATCGTGTACGGTCGCGCCGTTTGCCCCGATGACGGGGGTGACAAGTCCTGCTTCCTCCAGCTTGATCCAGGCATCATAAGCGGCTCTGCCCGTGGCAATGGTTACCTGAATATCTTGCTGCTGTGCCTTGCGGATTGAGTCCGCGTTCACCTTACTTATTTTTCCTTCGTCGTTTAGCAGAGTTCCATCCAAATCAATCGCAAACAGTTTCATTTCTCCATCTCCTGTCTTCTTCTTTATGTCTCATGCAACTTCTTCCTTTACGGAACAATAATTTCAACATCATGACGGCGAAAAACATC carries:
- the cmpA gene encoding cortex morphogenetic protein CmpA produces the protein MPQWLSNQLMRAFYKKDRRQIKLLNDCWFFYHKAPGVEFDANNG
- a CDS encoding SprT family protein, which translates into the protein MESKSISNSMSEEELQEWVEHISMESFGVPFRHRASFNSRLSSTGGRYFMKSHHIEINPHQLAAYGRPEVEKIIKHELCHYHLHLRGMGYQHRDADFKAWLARVGGSRHCQTLPGRAERKPQPYRYKLVCASCSQEYLRKRKMNPQRYRCGKCGGKLRLLALDGTP
- a CDS encoding Cof-type HAD-IIB family hydrolase → MKLFAIDLDGTLLNDEGKISKVNADSIRKAQQQDIQVTIATGRAAYDAWIKLEEAGLVTPVIGANGATVHDAQRRQLTSTPMDRNETFEVLSWLRENDFYYEVMTDRAIYSPQNGHQLLAVEMDRLLSANPDISLDALLHAAEKQYEQTGHTRIPSYEDIPLDVEIYNVLCFSFDQTKLNRGRERYRDFPGLNMVISSDRNFEVEHKDASKGNALRYLADYLSIPMEEAAAVGDSYNDISMLTMVGKGIAMGNANDDIKAVCSEVTLTNVENGVAHTLLNILDQLTKPTF